The genome window CGCGGAGCTGTTGGAGCGGGTGGGGCTTTCCGAGGCCGCCGGGCGACGGGTGAAGACCTATTCCAAGGGCATGCGTCAGCGGCTGGGGCTGGCCCAGGCGCTGTTGGGCCAACCCCGCCTGCTGCTGCTCGACGAACCGACCACGGGGCTCGATCCCATTCTGCGGCAGGAGTTCTTCCGCATCATTCAGGAGTTGCGCACCCAGGGCACCACCATTCTGCTCTCCTCCCATGTGCTGACGGAGCTGGAGGCCCGCACCGATCAGGTGGCCATTCTGCGACAGGGCAAACTGGCCGCCTTCGGCACGTTGGACGAATTGCGCAGTCAGGCCGATCTGCGGGTGCGCATGCGGGTGGCCACCAACCGGTCGGCGGGGGAGGTGGTCCGGGATCTGGACGGCTTGACGCCGGTGCCGCTGGACGATCAGACCCTGGAGGTGCTGTGCCGGGTGGAGGAGAAGATGGCGGTGTTGCGTCATCTGGCCCGGTTGGGCGAGGTGGTGCTGGATGTGGAGATCCACCTGCCGACTCTGGACGATGTCTATCTCCATTTCGGCCATCAGCCTGCGGAGGAGTCGCCATGAACCCCGTGTGGGTTGTCGCCGCCAAGGAGG of Magnetococcales bacterium contains these proteins:
- a CDS encoding ABC transporter ATP-binding protein, which encodes MIKRYPRHEALSGLSFAVAPGTCMALLGHNGAGKTTLMKLLLGLTRPTAGQVRTLGLDPATAPLAFRREIGFLPENVIFHDELSGTDTLHYYARLKGSPLPQCAELLERVGLSEAAGRRVKTYSKGMRQRLGLAQALLGQPRLLLLDEPTTGLDPILRQEFFRIIQELRTQGTTILLSSHVLTELEARTDQVAILRQGKLAAFGTLDELRSQADLRVRMRVATNRSAGEVVRDLDGLTPVPLDDQTLEVLCRVEEKMAVLRHLARLGEVVLDVEIHLPTLDDVYLHFGHQPAEESP